The DNA segment AAAGGACCGAGTAAAATCGATAAATTTTTTAATGACGCTTCCGAGCATCCCAATACAATTGTAAGAGGTTTTTCGAAATTCATTTATTCGGTTTGGTTGTTTTTAGGAATGGTGGTTGGTGCACTTATTGCTGGATTTATCAGCATTGTCACTGGATAAAACGGTAATTACCTTAATATATGAGAAATAGAATATACCTGGTGATGACTGTAGTTGCTTGTGGAATATTTGCTCTTCAAAAAAGCGGAATATACTTACCCGGAATTTTGAATAATTATGCGAATGATTTACTTTGTCTCCCGCTAGTTTTGGGATTTATTACTTTTGTGATTAGGCAATTAAAAAAGGACACTGATTTTCAATTGCCGCTATTTTTCGTTGTGTTAATGGCTTTGTATTACTCTATTTACTTTGAATATTATCTACCAATACATAATCCTCGTTATACCGCAGATTGGATTGATGCCTTATTGTATTTTGTGGGAGCTTTCGCGTTCTATGGCTATCAAAGAGTTAACTTTTTGCGATCTACTGTGCATCAGGACTAATTGATGATAACTTCAAAACTTTTCAAAAAACTCTTATTAGACGAAAATTGTTTCAATTGTAGATTCAACTCACATCTTACAACAAAACAGATGCGTGGAAAAGTCATGATGTACGTTGCGAAATGATTGATGCTAAGTGGAACTTGTGTTACTACTCGGTCTCAAATATTTTGGAATAGTCAATCTAATGTTTTTCTAAAAGCAATTCATTCTATAGATTGACGATTTTTTAAAATTTACACATATATATGGTGATTGCCACATTTTTGCTCAAGTAAACTGTCCGTGGTGGTGCCAAATAAAATTTCTATAATAGATCTTAAACAGCAATCCGAATTGAGATGGGGTAGTAGCATGCAAATTTTACGATGCCGCTATGTAATAAAGTTTGCAGAATTATTTCTTAGTAGCCCCAAGGAGCAGTGGGAGTTTTGACCGTTTTTGTAAGATCAAAAACAACCGTAAATACGCGTTCACTGCCAACTCTTCGAAGATTATATGACAAAGAGTTTTCGTCAATGGTAAACCACCATACATTTGCTGCAGCGGCGGGCAAAATTGCAGTCGTATGTGCATCGGCAGGAAACATTTGTAAATTTGCCATTCCAATATTAGAACTTATCCCACCATATTGTGTAAGCTTCTCTTCGCTACCGTCAGGATTTCTGTGATCGTGCTTCAAACTGATAACCTTCTCGGAATTCATCTTTAATACCCAAGTTCTAGATTTATCTTCGCCGACAAAAAACGGAATTCGAATTTCATTTTTCTGACAGGAACGGACATGCATAATTAATTTCTTGCCAGTAAATCCATCGCCTTCAACGGCGCCCGCAGTAATAGTTCCTTCATACGATTTTCCGCAATGCGCTTCTAGTTGTTTCCAAAAAATTTCGGAAGTTGTTTGATTTTGCGCAATTAGATTTAGTGGGAATAGAATTAAAAAATATAAAAGTGTTTTCATTTGTAATTAGGTAATAGATCCCATAAACATACACAATATTATTTGAAGATTATATATGAAGTGTGGCTGAATGATAAAAGATAGCTGTCAATCTTTCGTATGAAAAGACTTTTACTTATTTTGATAAAATAAAGCTGCAATAATGAAAAAACCGACTCCTGTAAGCGTTGGTGGTAATATTTTGGATGAGACGCCAATAAATATCATTCCAATTGCAATTAAAAGTAAGGATATTATTAAAATTTTCTTCATAGGGATGGTTTTTATTTATTTTGTAAATAGACCAATTTTATATTTTATGCAAATTATACTAAAATTTCGTTTCGGTAATGCATTTCCTTGATTGATTTTGAAATTCTTATTTGTTGAAAATCATTTGCTCGGTCGTCAATACTAAAGAAATTAAAGATTTCAAATAGAATAAGGAAGTTTTAATAAATAATTTCTTACGATTTAAGCATGCTTTATATTTTCGACAGTGATAACAGATTGAATTCAATATTTGCCGCAAAATTTAATAAGGAACTTTAGTTATTTGCAACTAATATTCAATAATAATTATTATAATCTACATCTTTAACACTTCTTATATTAATTATAATTTGACCACAAAAAGGACATAGTAAACTTCTGCAGCATCAATTAATATTTATCTACACGAAGTTCAAGTATTTACATATTTTAAAAACGTATTTATTCTTCCTTTCATATCTAAGGGTAATTATCGCAGTATAAATGAAAATCATTGTGTATGTTGTTTTTCCTACAACGGCTCCTTACATTTGCGTTTAGTCGACAAAATTAGTTTTTTATCGATTGGTGATATATTTAGTACTGGAAATCTATCCATTTGTTTAACACTAACAGTCTTTAAAAATAAGTACGACTGCAAGACGAATCATTAAAATTATGAAGAAGAAAATTTTATTATTGTTGCTTATCGTTGCACAAATGAATGCATTTGCTTTCGACAAAACAGCTAGAACGGAGTACGACGATTATTCAAATGATGATTATGAAACTGAAATGGTCGGTTATTCCACAAATGAAGTAGCTGCGCCAATTGACAGCTGGACACCATTTTTACTTCTAGCTGGTGTGCTTTACTCGGTATATTACTTTGAGAAAAAACGCAAGTCTTCGGCAGTTACAAAATAATATATCTACACATAGCATATAGGGACAAATCAAAATTTGTCCCTATTCCTTTTTATAGCTAATGCGACTATTCGCAATTTTCTCTACACAAACATTTAACCGAACCATTTCTTGGCAATAGTTTAAGAATTAGCTTTTTTCTTTAAAATTATTTGCATCTTTTTCAGATTGAATTTGTACAATTGAATTGTATTAATTACTGAAATATTCGAAATACATAAGCAACAATTTTTCTATTGAAATACTCTTCTGCGCAAAGCTGATACCAACCCAAGCGCAGCGAATTGGCGAAGGACATCCTTTGCTGCTAAACAAAGATTTGATATTGCTACGAAAATTTCTGGCAGCAAAGATTTAGTGGACGACCCTATCCGAGCCACATATCATTTCTATGGTATGATAGTCGTTCTGGCGACGGGATGTGCGCAAGTAAGATTATGGATGTTATGGTACTAAATCTTATTTGAAGATTTGGCCACTTCACGCCGCTTTATTGAGTATTTTTGCCACGCCTAAACAATTATCAGCCATTATGCGACATTTACAAGAAAAACCTAAAAATACTGCCAATTCTGAACCCCGAGTAACGATGAAAACTGCTTTTAAAACTATAATTTGGCCGCGGCGAAATTTGGTTTTCATAGGATTACTATTAATTGTAATCAAAAGCTTATCAGGTTTAGTTTTGCCCTGGCAAAGTAAGGTATTGCTGGACGATGTGGTGCCAAACAAAGATTTTACATTACTCTATCAGTTAATTGCCATCGTAATCGCGGCCATCACCGTGCAGGCAGTCACTTCCTATTTATTGACGAGAATTTTAAGTGTGCAATCACAATTTCTGATTAGTGAGCTGAGATCTCAGGTACAGAAAAAAGTGCTTTCGTTGCCAATCAGCTTCTTTGATAATACCAAATCCGGTGCCTTAGTGGCTCGAATCATGAGCGATGTGGAAGGTGTTCGAAATCTGATTGGAACAGGATTGGTGCAACTTGTCGGCGGATCATTTACCGCAATTGTGTCACTAGTTATTTTGATAAAACTAAATGCTTGGATGACACTTTTTGTGTTTGTACCACTTTCTGTTTTTGGATTTATCGCGTTGAAAGCTTTCAAATTTATTCGTCCAATCTTTAGAGCCCGCGGGAAAATTAACGCCGAAGTTACGGGAAGATTGACCGAAACTCTTGCGGGAGTCCGCGTTATCAAAGCGTTTAATGCCGAAGAACAAGAGAATATTGTGTTTGAACAGGGGGTTGATAAACTTTACCAAAACGTCAAAAAAAGTTTGACCGCTACGGCTTTGATGACCAGTTCGTCGACATTTTTGATTGGTGTTGCCACCACCGGAATTATGGGAATGGGTGGATATTATATGATGATTGGCGAAATGACTACCGGAGACTTCTTGTTTTTTACGCTTATTCTTGGATTTATGATTGCGCCAATTGTTCAGATGAGTAATATCGGAAGTCAGCTGACCGAAGCACTTGCGGGTCTTGACCGAACCGAAGAATTGATGAATATGACTGCCGAAGAAGATGATAAAAATAGAGATATTGAACTATCAACTATCAAAGGAGATATTGAATTCAGCGATGTTTCGTTTTCGTACGAAGAAGGAAAGGATGTTCTGCATAATATTAATTTCAAAGCTCCTGCCGGTTCTGTGACTGCTCTTGTAGGAAGTTCTGGATCTGGAAAATCGACCATTGCGGGATTATCGGCTACTTTCTTGACGCCAATTTCGGGTAAAGTTACGATTGATAATCAAGATCTATCCAAGGTTAAATTGAGTAGTTACCGTCAATATTTGGGCGTGGTTCTGCAGGACGAATTTCTTTTTGAAGGTACGATTCGCGCCAATATTATGTTTCCACGACCAAATGCTACCGAAGCGGAACTTCAAAATGCTGTAAACGCGGCTTATGTAAATGAGTTCACCGACCGTTTTGACGAGGGCCTCGAAACCCTAATCGGTGAGCGTGGAGTGAAGCTCTCTGGCGGTCAACGTCAGCGATTGGCGATTGCGCGTGCGATTCTTGCCAATCCGAAAATCATCATTTTGGACGAGGCGACTTCAAGTCTGGACACTGAAAGTGAAGCGTTAATTCAGAAGAGTTTAAATGAATTGATCAAGGATAGAACCACGATTGTCATTGCCCACCGTTTGAGCACAATTCGCAAGGCAGATCAGATTTTGGTCATCGAAGCTGGACATATTGTCGAGCGCGGCACCCACGACGAGTTGATTGCCAAGGAAGGTAGGTATTTTGAATTATATACCTATCAGTCGAAAATATAAGTTGGGAAGGAGTTAAATTTAAATTGAAAATTTGTGCTTTTTTGGAGCTTTATTGCTTCGCCCGTTCGCTTTGCTCGGGTCTGCTGTCCACTGTATCTCTCCTGCCCAAAAGAAGTGGCAGGAAAGGATGTGCTTCGCCAGTTCGCTGCGCTCGGGTCGTTCCGATCAGGGCTAGGGGAGTTGTAGTAGATTGAAGTGAGGTTAAACAAAACTCGCTTGCGACATCAATTCGTTGACATTTTAGTATATTTGTACTTATAATATTAAATATTATGACAACCTTAAAAGTAAATACTAAAAGCAAACAGGCTAAAGCATTTATAGAACTCGTAAAAACTTTTGATTTCGTTACTATTATAGAAACTGAGTCAGAAGATTCTTGTGTTGTCGAAGAACCCGCTGAAATGGAATATAATCAAAAATTTGTTGAAACCGTTTTACATTCTTTTAAAGACGATAAAAGAACAACAATTGAATCTTCTAAATTATGGGAAAGTATATAATCGAATATACTGAAACAGCAATTAGAGGATTGCAGAAACATAAAAATGCTGGAAATCAAGCCACGATAAAAAAAATTAACGCCATAATTTCTGATTTAGAAAGTATGCCATACAATGGTGTTGGCAAGCCAGAAGCGTTAAAAAACAATTTATTAGGTTTCTGGTCAAGAAGAATCAATCTTAAAGATAGAATTATCTACTCAATAGATGACAATCTAGTAACCGTAACGGTCGTTTCTGTGCTTGGCCATTATTACGATAAATAGTTTTAGTGGTAGTTTTTAAATTGATGAGTTATACGTTTGATTAGGAAATTTAAAATCACCAATAAACATATTCGTGCACGTAAACGCCCTTTAAATTACCTTCAATTACATTTTTTGAAGCAATCTTTCCTCTCTCATTATACTCATATTTGTTACGCCACTTACTTCCACTTTTGACATCTTCATAAATCTTTTCAATTAGCAAATCGTCACTATAAATATAATGGACTTTTATTCTAGGTTTTCCATTATCAAATTCTATTTTTTCAACTAACCTTTTCCCATTATATTTATAAGAGACATTGTGGAAATTTCCGCTTTCAGAGAGGATTTTTCCTGAATCATCATACACCTTTGTAATAACATCATTTATTCCAAAGGATTTGTCAAAAAAAGTGGTTTGAGTTTTATTCTTACTATATATTGTGGTCGATTCGCTGTCTACTTTGCGCTTGTGAGTAAATGTTTTATGGCCAATCTCTCTCAGTTTGCTGTTTAAAAGTATAGTTTTACTCAGATATTTTTTTCGACCTAGCAATTCTAGATAACCTATTGATTTTAATAACGAAGTCGTATCTCTAATAATGTGCAGCTGTTTGAAATGTTCTGAATCCTTTTCTCCGACACTGGCGAAAGAATCACTTTTTTTTCTAATTTTCTTTTCCCATTCTTCCTCATATTTGCTGTAGTAACTAAAGACATCCACAACAGTATCGGTTCTTCTGTATAAATGTCTCTCAAATCCGATATTTGAATGTGCGAACACTGTTTTATCAATCTGATTGTTTGAATCATAATGAAAATACCAAACTGCAATTATACCTTTACCATTAAATTCGGAGTTTTTAATATAGTAAGGTTGTCCAAGTTTGTTAAAACGTTGCACAATTCCTATCCTACTATTTTTAGAAATTGTAATTTGCTTGATTCCGTCGTTATTATCTTCCAGCCACATAAAATCTTTGTCCAGAACTTGCGAATTACAAAGATTAAAGGCTACCAGCATAACTAGCAACGAGAACTTTCTAAACTTAATCTTTCTGGACTTGTGAGAAATTGGTAAAATATCAAGAAGTTTTTTGATTTTAATTTATTTTATAAAGTTTATGACTTAATTTTTTTGGAGCTTTCTCCTGCTGTCCACTGTATCTTTCCTGCCCAAAACAAGGGGCAGGAAAGGATGTGCTTCGCCAGTTCGCTACGCTCGGGTCGTTCCCATCAGGGCTAGGGGAGATGTGGTAGATTGAAGTGAGGGTTATATATAATGTATAACTAATTTCTTAGTTGAAGTACGACCAATTAAAGAGCGTTAAACATTAAATTCGTTTAGTGTTTAGAGGATTTTGTCTCATATCAAAGACATCATATATTTCTATCCAGTTTTGCTCTTTATTGAACCAGTAAATAATTTTGTAATTTTTATAAAGAATATATCTAAAATCTTCATTACGATCCATTAGGAAATGTTCAATCTGGCCCATTTCAGGCTGCTGGGTCAGTATCAGAGTCGCGTTAAAAATACCATCTGTTACTTTCTCTGCGATGCGCAAGTTTGCGGTATCAAGGTAAAATTGAAATATTTTTGCTAATTCTTTCAGAAGATTTCGTCCAAAAGATTTTTAGCTCCATTTCTGCATTTTGGCTTTTAAATCATCGGCACCAATTAGACGTCCATTTTGTGAATCATCCATCGAATTATCTATACGATTGTTAAGCTCCTCAATTGACATTGGTTTAAAACGGCCATCGTCAATGCTTGATTTTTCTTTCTTTAAGATGCTTTCGAGCTTGGCTATTATCTCTTCACTTTGAATTTGCAAAAATTCCTGAACAAATTCAATTTTTCTAGTAGGTAAATCCTGGATGTGCTAATTTAGCTGACAGTAGAAGTTAAGCATAAAGTCTTACATTTAGCTTATGATACAAGAACGAAAATTATATGATGCAGCTTTTAAACGACAAGCTGTAGAATTAAGTAAAGACAGAAAGAACCTATCTGAACTTGCAAGAGAACTTGGTATACAGGTCACTTTACTTTACAAATGGCGTAAAGAGTTTGATGCTTTTCAATCAGGAAGCTTTCCAGGTAATGGTAATTTAAAATTAACTCCGG comes from the Flavobacterium ardleyense genome and includes:
- a CDS encoding ABC transporter ATP-binding protein; translated protein: MRHLQEKPKNTANSEPRVTMKTAFKTIIWPRRNLVFIGLLLIVIKSLSGLVLPWQSKVLLDDVVPNKDFTLLYQLIAIVIAAITVQAVTSYLLTRILSVQSQFLISELRSQVQKKVLSLPISFFDNTKSGALVARIMSDVEGVRNLIGTGLVQLVGGSFTAIVSLVILIKLNAWMTLFVFVPLSVFGFIALKAFKFIRPIFRARGKINAEVTGRLTETLAGVRVIKAFNAEEQENIVFEQGVDKLYQNVKKSLTATALMTSSSTFLIGVATTGIMGMGGYYMMIGEMTTGDFLFFTLILGFMIAPIVQMSNIGSQLTEALAGLDRTEELMNMTAEEDDKNRDIELSTIKGDIEFSDVSFSYEEGKDVLHNINFKAPAGSVTALVGSSGSGKSTIAGLSATFLTPISGKVTIDNQDLSKVKLSSYRQYLGVVLQDEFLFEGTIRANIMFPRPNATEAELQNAVNAAYVNEFTDRFDEGLETLIGERGVKLSGGQRQRLAIARAILANPKIIILDEATSSLDTESEALIQKSLNELIKDRTTIVIAHRLSTIRKADQILVIEAGHIVERGTHDELIAKEGRYFELYTYQSKI
- a CDS encoding transposase, which gives rise to MIQERKLYDAAFKRQAVELSKDRKNLSELARELGIQVTLLYKWRKEFDAFQSGSFPGNGNLKLTPEQERIRELEKKLHDVELEHSILKKAIAIFSKTDR
- a CDS encoding type II toxin-antitoxin system RelE/ParE family toxin gives rise to the protein MKELAKIFQFYLDTANLRIAEKVTDGIFNATLILTQQPEMGQIEHFLMDRNEDFRYILYKNYKIIYWFNKEQNWIEIYDVFDMRQNPLNTKRI
- a CDS encoding Txe/YoeB family addiction module toxin, producing the protein MGKYIIEYTETAIRGLQKHKNAGNQATIKKINAIISDLESMPYNGVGKPEALKNNLLGFWSRRINLKDRIIYSIDDNLVTVTVVSVLGHYYDK